In Cytobacillus oceanisediminis, the following proteins share a genomic window:
- the rarD gene encoding EamA family transporter RarD, with protein sequence MKNNEVQTGALYAGFAYFLWGILPVYWKFLDHVQADEILANRIFWSFFFMLVILLASKKWNAFAETLKGFKTNRKQLYALVIASLLISTNWFLYIWAVNTDQMIEASLGYYINPLVSVILGMVVFKEKLSPAQYVSFGFAFAGVMILTVSYGRFPWIAIVLALSFGLYGLAKKLIKVDSAVGLTLETLVVTPIAFIYMIMLFMDGKQAFLHVSLSSDLLLIGAGAATAVPLLYFAKGAQKIPMSMLGFLQYIAPTITLILGIFVYHEHFTKLHLLSFMFIWLALTIYSVSRTKLFVHWETKLKRGKGIGIE encoded by the coding sequence ATGAAAAATAATGAAGTGCAAACGGGAGCTCTATACGCAGGGTTTGCTTACTTTTTATGGGGCATTCTCCCGGTTTATTGGAAGTTTTTAGATCACGTCCAAGCAGATGAGATTTTGGCAAACAGGATTTTTTGGTCGTTTTTCTTTATGCTGGTGATTTTGCTGGCTTCAAAGAAATGGAATGCTTTTGCTGAAACGCTAAAAGGATTTAAAACAAATAGAAAACAGCTTTACGCCCTTGTAATTGCCTCCCTTTTGATCAGCACCAACTGGTTTTTATATATTTGGGCGGTCAATACCGATCAGATGATTGAGGCTAGTCTTGGCTATTATATTAATCCGCTCGTAAGTGTGATTCTGGGCATGGTGGTTTTTAAAGAGAAACTATCACCTGCGCAATACGTATCTTTTGGATTTGCGTTTGCAGGGGTTATGATTTTGACTGTCAGCTATGGGCGGTTTCCCTGGATAGCCATTGTCCTCGCTTTATCCTTTGGCCTTTATGGGCTAGCCAAAAAGCTCATAAAGGTAGATTCTGCAGTTGGTTTAACGCTTGAAACACTTGTAGTGACCCCGATCGCATTTATTTATATGATTATGCTTTTTATGGATGGCAAACAGGCATTTCTGCATGTTTCGCTAAGCTCCGACTTGCTCCTTATAGGAGCAGGCGCAGCCACAGCAGTGCCGCTATTGTACTTTGCCAAAGGGGCACAAAAGATACCGATGTCCATGCTTGGTTTTCTGCAGTATATTGCGCCGACCATTACGCTGATTCTGGGGATCTTCGTTTATCATGAGCACTTTACAAAACTTCACTTGCTTTCCTTTATGTTTATTTGGCTGGCCTTAACGATTTACTCTGTTTCAAGGACAAAACTCTTTGTCCATTGGGAAACAAAACTAAAGCGCGGAAAAGGTATTGGCATAGAGTAA
- a CDS encoding NAD kinase — protein MPERRNIYFYHKKDEATMEKVAPLYSLAEEHAFTIVNDFKQANIIVSIGGDGTFLQAVRKTGYRDDCLYAGISTTGSLSLYCDFHLDDTDKMVEAMTNEQVEVRRYPTIDVTVDDQTSFQCLNEFSIRSAIIKTFVIDVFIDNFHFETFRGDGMIVATPTGSTAYNKSVNGAVVDPLLPCMQVSELASLNTNRYRTLGSSFILSGNRKLTLKVVQDGNDHPTMGMDNEALSIQHVEKIDIKLSDKIIKTVKLKDNSFWEKVKRTFL, from the coding sequence ATGCCTGAAAGACGCAATATATACTTTTATCACAAAAAAGATGAAGCAACGATGGAAAAAGTAGCACCGCTTTATAGCCTGGCTGAAGAGCATGCCTTTACCATTGTTAATGACTTCAAACAAGCCAATATCATTGTAAGCATCGGGGGAGACGGAACGTTTTTGCAGGCTGTCCGCAAAACTGGCTATAGGGATGATTGTTTGTATGCCGGGATTTCAACTACCGGCAGCCTGAGCCTGTACTGTGATTTCCATCTCGATGATACCGACAAGATGGTAGAGGCAATGACAAATGAACAAGTAGAAGTAAGACGCTATCCCACTATTGATGTTACGGTTGATGACCAGACATCGTTTCAGTGCTTAAATGAATTCAGCATCCGTTCTGCCATAATTAAAACTTTTGTAATCGATGTCTTTATTGATAATTTTCATTTTGAAACGTTCCGCGGGGACGGAATGATTGTTGCCACCCCAACTGGAAGCACAGCCTATAATAAATCTGTAAATGGAGCTGTTGTTGACCCGCTGCTTCCTTGCATGCAGGTGAGCGAACTCGCTTCACTGAATACTAATCGCTATCGCACTCTCGGCTCTTCCTTTATCCTGAGCGGAAACAGAAAGCTGACCCTAAAGGTGGTTCAAGATGGCAACGACCATCCTACAATGGGAATGGACAACGAAGCCCTCAGCATCCAGCATGTAGAAAAGATTGATATTAAACTTAGCGACAAAATCATTAAAACCGTAAAACTGAAAGACAATTCCTTTTGGGAAAAGGTTAAGAGGACATTTTTATAA